One segment of Geomonas ferrireducens DNA contains the following:
- the leuS gene encoding leucine--tRNA ligase: protein MEEKYIPSAVEGKWQQFWATHNSFEATEDANRKKYYLLEMFPYPSGKIHMGHVRNYSIGDVIARFKRMQGYNVLHPMGWDAFGMPAENAAIQNKSHPAKWTYENIAYMRGQLKRLGLSYDWERELATCDLDYYKWEQKIFLEMYKKGLAYKKSSAVNWCPKCETVLANEQVEDGCCWRCDSLVEQKELEQWSFRITNYAQELLDDTYKLSGWPERVLTMQRNWIGRSVGCEIEFPLENGLSKIKVFTTRPDTLFGATFMSLAAEHPMALELTSGAQRSAVEAFIDKVKKIDRIKRSDEDQEKEGVFTGSYCVNPLTNVKMPIYLANFVLMGYGTGAVMAVPTHDQRDFEFAKKYDLPLKVVIQPEGETLDAATMTEAYTDEGTMVNSGRFDGMGNGDAKEAIADFLEKEGIGKKTVNYRLRDWGISRQRYWGNPIPVINCDLCGVVPVPETDLPVVLPMDAEFTGEGGNPLARVESFTNCTCPQCGEAARRETDTMDTFVQSSWYFLRYCSPKFTAGPLDREKVEHWMPVDQYIGGIEHAVLHLLYARFFTKVLRDLGYCNVDEPFSNLLTQGMVIKDGAKMSKSKGNVVDPNALIERYGADTARLFSLFAAPPEKDLDWSDQGVDGSYRFLNRVWRLVFDVLPAIKGAGAVKTDALSAEGKKLRRAVHKTIKKVSEDIEERFHFNTAIAAVMELVNSIQGFAAKDAPENVAVVREAVESVIRLLAPFVPHFAEELWAELGNEVGLEASGWPGYDADAVVDEEITVVVQVNGKLRSKLTVAPDAKEEDVRAAALADEKIKPYLEGKEIKKVVYVPGKLVSVVVA from the coding sequence ATGGAAGAGAAATACATCCCCTCGGCGGTCGAGGGCAAGTGGCAGCAGTTCTGGGCAACGCACAACAGCTTCGAGGCGACCGAAGACGCGAACCGGAAGAAGTACTACCTCCTGGAGATGTTCCCGTATCCCTCCGGTAAGATCCACATGGGTCACGTGAGGAACTATTCCATTGGCGACGTCATCGCGCGCTTCAAGCGCATGCAGGGTTACAACGTGCTGCACCCGATGGGTTGGGACGCCTTCGGCATGCCGGCCGAGAACGCGGCCATCCAGAACAAGAGCCATCCCGCCAAGTGGACCTACGAGAACATCGCCTACATGCGCGGGCAGCTGAAGCGCCTGGGGCTCTCCTACGACTGGGAGCGCGAGCTCGCGACCTGCGACCTCGACTATTACAAGTGGGAGCAGAAGATCTTCCTCGAGATGTACAAGAAGGGGCTCGCCTACAAGAAGTCTTCCGCCGTCAACTGGTGCCCGAAATGCGAGACCGTGCTCGCCAACGAGCAGGTCGAGGACGGCTGCTGCTGGCGCTGCGACTCGCTGGTTGAGCAGAAAGAACTGGAGCAGTGGTCCTTCAGGATCACCAACTACGCCCAGGAACTTCTTGACGATACCTACAAGCTCTCCGGCTGGCCCGAGCGCGTCCTCACCATGCAGAGGAACTGGATCGGCCGCTCGGTAGGCTGCGAGATCGAGTTCCCGCTGGAGAACGGGCTCTCCAAGATCAAGGTCTTCACCACAAGGCCGGACACCCTTTTCGGCGCCACCTTCATGTCGCTTGCCGCCGAACACCCCATGGCACTTGAGCTCACAAGCGGTGCGCAACGGTCCGCAGTCGAGGCCTTCATCGACAAGGTGAAGAAGATCGACCGCATCAAGCGCTCCGACGAGGACCAGGAGAAGGAAGGCGTCTTCACCGGCTCCTACTGCGTAAACCCGCTCACCAACGTGAAGATGCCGATCTACCTCGCCAACTTCGTCCTCATGGGCTACGGTACCGGCGCCGTCATGGCGGTGCCGACCCACGACCAGCGCGACTTCGAGTTCGCAAAGAAATACGACCTGCCGCTCAAGGTGGTGATCCAGCCGGAAGGGGAGACCCTCGACGCCGCGACCATGACCGAGGCGTACACCGACGAGGGGACCATGGTCAACTCGGGGCGCTTCGACGGCATGGGGAACGGTGACGCCAAGGAGGCCATCGCGGACTTCCTCGAAAAGGAAGGCATCGGCAAGAAGACGGTCAACTACCGCCTGCGCGACTGGGGCATATCCCGCCAGCGTTACTGGGGGAACCCGATCCCGGTGATCAACTGCGACCTCTGCGGCGTGGTGCCGGTGCCGGAGACGGATCTGCCGGTAGTGCTTCCGATGGATGCCGAGTTCACCGGCGAGGGGGGGAACCCGCTCGCGCGCGTCGAGAGTTTCACCAACTGCACCTGCCCGCAGTGCGGTGAGGCGGCCCGCCGCGAGACCGACACCATGGATACCTTCGTGCAGTCCTCCTGGTACTTCCTGCGCTACTGCTCGCCGAAATTCACCGCCGGTCCGCTGGACCGCGAGAAGGTCGAGCACTGGATGCCGGTGGACCAGTACATCGGCGGCATCGAGCACGCCGTTTTGCACCTGCTTTACGCGCGTTTCTTCACCAAGGTCCTGAGGGACCTGGGGTACTGCAACGTGGACGAGCCGTTCTCCAACCTGTTGACCCAGGGGATGGTGATCAAGGACGGCGCCAAGATGTCCAAGTCCAAGGGTAACGTCGTCGACCCGAACGCCCTCATCGAGCGCTACGGGGCCGACACGGCGCGCCTTTTCTCCCTTTTCGCGGCACCGCCGGAGAAGGATCTCGACTGGAGCGACCAGGGTGTGGACGGCAGCTACCGCTTCCTGAACCGCGTATGGCGCCTGGTCTTCGACGTCCTGCCGGCGATCAAAGGGGCCGGTGCCGTCAAGACCGACGCACTTTCCGCTGAAGGGAAGAAGCTGCGCCGTGCCGTGCACAAGACCATCAAGAAGGTCTCCGAGGACATCGAGGAGCGTTTCCACTTCAACACCGCCATCGCTGCGGTCATGGAGCTTGTGAACTCCATCCAGGGCTTCGCCGCCAAAGACGCCCCGGAGAACGTCGCCGTTGTGCGCGAGGCAGTCGAGTCGGTGATTCGTCTGCTGGCTCCCTTCGTGCCCCATTTCGCCGAGGAACTCTGGGCTGAACTCGGCAACGAGGTCGGGCTGGAAGCGTCCGGCTGGCCCGGTTATGACGCCGACGCCGTCGTGGACGAGGAGATCACCGTCGTCGTCCAGGTGAACGGCAAGCTAAGAAGCAAGTTGACGGTCGCCCCGGATGCCAAGGAAGAGGACGTGCGCGCCGCCGCCCTCGCCGACGAGAAGATCAAGCCGTACCTGGAAGGGAAGGAGATCAAGAAAGTCGTCTACGTTCCGGGCAAGCTGGTCAGCGTGGTGGTCGCCTAG
- a CDS encoding cytochrome C codes for MSKKSVTAVVLCLALAATAALAASEHPGKESIEKSGYKGPETCEECHPGTSKAFLDTVHWKHASKVTNVDNINPKLEYGMKNRIYVMCNGNDIVNNLKEIPKSPVTGKSKFSGCNTCHPGNHLSDVGSTGPAAAAAVDCLVCHSTDYDFRQRKAFKNEKGEVVMGQDRSTKAALAIGKPTVKNCMVCHEAAGGGVIVKRGFTFTKDTDAHAAKGMVCVDCHKAKNHKMPTGHDPNNWANDGVFVSCADTSCHGVKPHKDADLNRHSAKIACQTCHIPRTGGAFAKDFTVWEQTPDKFYEPTTLKKEANETTPVYAWYNGTVKNTPHFIGPKGSRKDGKSKITPFKIFQGRAYYNKQTGQLLSMDFAQPMSNGDTRAGVLSAAKTLGLKNPEKIAKEAVPGWQTIYFGSNHLVTKTKALYCANCHAPNGVLNFKDLGYSDKEIVKLTSPELYMEKVAKKQKEEW; via the coding sequence ATGAGTAAGAAAAGCGTAACGGCGGTCGTGCTTTGCCTTGCCTTGGCAGCGACGGCTGCCCTGGCAGCGAGCGAACATCCCGGTAAAGAATCCATCGAGAAGAGCGGCTACAAGGGGCCTGAGACCTGTGAGGAGTGCCACCCCGGCACGTCCAAGGCCTTTCTGGATACGGTGCACTGGAAGCATGCATCCAAGGTGACCAACGTGGACAACATCAACCCGAAGCTAGAATACGGGATGAAAAACCGCATTTACGTCATGTGCAACGGAAACGACATCGTCAACAACCTGAAGGAGATCCCGAAGAGCCCGGTCACCGGCAAGAGCAAGTTCTCCGGATGCAACACCTGCCACCCGGGCAACCACCTCTCCGATGTCGGCAGCACCGGCCCCGCCGCAGCAGCCGCCGTCGATTGCCTGGTCTGCCACTCCACCGACTACGACTTCCGGCAGAGAAAGGCGTTTAAAAACGAAAAAGGGGAAGTGGTCATGGGGCAGGACCGCAGCACCAAGGCGGCCCTGGCCATCGGCAAGCCTACCGTCAAGAACTGCATGGTCTGTCATGAGGCGGCAGGTGGCGGCGTCATCGTGAAGCGCGGCTTCACCTTCACCAAGGATACCGATGCCCATGCCGCTAAAGGGATGGTCTGCGTTGACTGTCACAAGGCGAAGAACCATAAGATGCCTACCGGTCACGATCCCAACAACTGGGCCAACGACGGCGTGTTCGTCTCCTGCGCCGACACCTCCTGCCACGGTGTGAAGCCGCACAAGGATGCCGACCTGAACCGCCACAGCGCGAAGATCGCCTGCCAGACCTGTCATATCCCGCGCACCGGCGGAGCTTTCGCCAAGGACTTCACCGTGTGGGAACAGACCCCGGATAAGTTCTACGAGCCGACCACGCTGAAGAAGGAGGCGAACGAGACGACGCCGGTTTACGCCTGGTACAACGGCACGGTGAAGAACACGCCGCATTTCATCGGCCCCAAGGGGAGCAGGAAGGACGGCAAGAGCAAGATCACCCCGTTCAAGATCTTCCAGGGAAGGGCCTACTACAACAAGCAGACAGGCCAGCTTCTTTCCATGGACTTCGCGCAGCCGATGTCCAACGGCGATACCCGCGCCGGAGTTCTCTCGGCAGCGAAGACCCTTGGCCTCAAGAACCCGGAAAAGATAGCCAAGGAGGCGGTGCCTGGTTGGCAGACGATCTACTTCGGCAGCAATCACCTGGTCACCAAGACGAAGGCGCTTTACTGTGCGAACTGTCACGCTCCCAACGGCGTGCTCAACTTCAAGGATCTTGGCTACAGCGATAAGGAGATCGTGAAGCTGACAAGCCCCGAGCTCTACATGGAGAAGGTGGCCAAAAAACAGAAGGAAGAGTGGTAG
- the lptE gene encoding LptE family protein, which produces MSTRRLLCRIGAALLVVAALSGCGYRPVVQHGPLAQANGVNVVLFANKSYRAGVEAVLGRHMIDEFALRTGGRVLPADRADLELTGTVVSYGTTPVSYTAADAIKEYRAVLTVQAVLREQRSQKVLWKGDLSEQQVYPVNADIALQQNAEDAAIDKVCRRLSERVWQQISQRF; this is translated from the coding sequence ATGTCAACGCGCAGACTTCTTTGCCGCATCGGCGCGGCGCTTCTCGTGGTCGCCGCCCTCAGCGGCTGCGGCTACCGCCCCGTTGTCCAACACGGGCCTCTGGCGCAGGCCAATGGCGTCAACGTCGTCCTCTTCGCCAACAAGAGCTACCGTGCCGGTGTGGAAGCGGTTCTTGGCCGTCACATGATCGATGAATTCGCGCTTCGCACCGGCGGGCGCGTCCTCCCCGCCGATCGGGCCGATCTCGAGCTCACCGGCACCGTAGTCTCCTACGGCACGACGCCCGTCTCCTACACCGCGGCGGACGCGATAAAGGAGTATCGGGCCGTCCTCACCGTGCAGGCCGTGCTGCGTGAGCAGCGCTCGCAAAAGGTGCTCTGGAAGGGGGATCTCTCCGAACAGCAGGTCTACCCGGTGAACGCGGACATCGCACTGCAGCAGAATGCCGAGGATGCTGCGATAGATAAGGTGTGCCGTCGTCTCTCCGAGCGGGTCTGGCAGCAGATCAGCCAGCGTTTCTAG
- the rpsT gene encoding 30S ribosomal protein S20: MANHKSAMKRIKQTVKRTERNKHERSTLRTFIKRVREAVATKDQDAAKAALAAAIPVIDGAATKGIIHSSNASRNVSRLTKLVNTLA, translated from the coding sequence TTGGCAAATCATAAATCGGCAATGAAGAGGATCAAGCAGACGGTTAAGAGGACCGAGCGCAACAAGCACGAGCGTTCTACTCTCCGTACTTTCATAAAGCGCGTCCGCGAAGCGGTTGCTACCAAGGATCAGGATGCGGCAAAGGCTGCTCTGGCTGCTGCTATCCCGGTCATCGACGGCGCTGCAACCAAGGGGATCATCCACTCCTCCAACGCTTCCAGGAACGTCTCCCGCCTCACCAAACTGGTCAACACCCTGGCCTAA
- a CDS encoding tetrathionate reductase family octaheme c-type cytochrome: protein MKGILGILAGIAMLAAAAQGMAAVDHSEFVKGPFKSGTEVTKVCLECHEQQAADFMKTTHWTWAGTPNMVKGMEKSTKKYGKSNMINSFCTSIQGGKEGVVHESCGKCHAGYGWTRTNFDFTDKTKVDCLVCHAQKGNYTRAAVGCDIDSKSIDKKSMDLNVAAQSVGLPGRKNCGSCHFYGGGGDAVKNAGLDSTLEKPKKSQDVHMGTKESGGQDMACQACHVTKQHKIGGASSMMAHYDTRVNCDQCHSGAKAPHKKAKNGAIINKHLATVACQTCHIPFFAKGQATKMAWHWSDVGKNITAEEQFDKETFAKHKGTFIWGMNVKPVYAWSNGMVERYMVGEKVKDPKKPVMMMRPVGDIKDQKAKIYPYKLYKGDQPMDAKYKNLIIFQQYKSLWVDYNWDKACRLGAEGSGLPYSGKYQFVNTEAYIAAQHEVAPKEEALQCGECHMGGNRLDWKALGYKADPMQTGGRFAKAAKKVAKK, encoded by the coding sequence ATGAAAGGTATTCTGGGAATTCTGGCGGGGATCGCGATGCTTGCGGCAGCCGCCCAAGGGATGGCGGCGGTCGACCATTCCGAGTTCGTTAAGGGGCCGTTCAAAAGCGGCACCGAGGTAACCAAGGTCTGCCTTGAGTGCCACGAACAGCAGGCAGCTGATTTCATGAAGACTACTCACTGGACCTGGGCCGGAACCCCGAACATGGTCAAGGGGATGGAGAAGAGCACCAAGAAGTACGGCAAGTCCAACATGATCAACTCCTTCTGCACCTCGATCCAGGGTGGCAAGGAAGGGGTGGTGCACGAGTCCTGCGGCAAGTGCCACGCAGGTTACGGCTGGACCCGTACCAACTTCGACTTCACCGACAAGACCAAGGTCGACTGCCTCGTCTGCCACGCGCAGAAGGGTAACTACACCAGGGCCGCGGTCGGGTGCGACATCGACAGCAAGAGCATCGACAAGAAGAGCATGGACCTGAACGTCGCGGCACAGAGCGTAGGCCTGCCGGGCCGTAAGAACTGCGGCTCCTGCCACTTCTACGGCGGCGGCGGCGACGCGGTGAAAAACGCGGGTCTTGACTCCACCCTCGAGAAACCGAAGAAGTCCCAGGACGTCCACATGGGCACCAAGGAAAGCGGCGGCCAGGACATGGCCTGCCAGGCATGCCACGTCACCAAGCAGCACAAGATCGGCGGCGCCTCGAGCATGATGGCGCACTACGACACCCGCGTGAACTGTGATCAGTGCCACTCCGGCGCAAAGGCACCGCACAAGAAGGCCAAAAACGGCGCGATCATCAACAAGCACCTCGCGACCGTCGCCTGCCAGACCTGCCATATCCCGTTCTTCGCTAAAGGCCAGGCAACCAAGATGGCATGGCACTGGTCCGATGTGGGCAAGAACATCACCGCCGAAGAACAATTCGACAAGGAAACCTTCGCCAAGCACAAGGGAACCTTCATCTGGGGCATGAACGTGAAGCCTGTCTACGCCTGGAGCAACGGCATGGTCGAGCGCTACATGGTGGGCGAGAAGGTCAAGGATCCCAAGAAGCCGGTGATGATGATGCGTCCGGTTGGCGACATCAAGGACCAGAAGGCCAAGATCTACCCCTACAAGCTCTACAAGGGCGACCAGCCGATGGACGCGAAGTACAAGAACCTGATCATCTTCCAGCAGTACAAGTCCCTGTGGGTCGACTACAACTGGGATAAGGCGTGCCGTCTGGGCGCAGAAGGTTCCGGCCTCCCCTACAGCGGGAAATACCAGTTCGTAAACACCGAGGCTTACATCGCGGCACAGCACGAGGTAGCTCCCAAGGAAGAGGCGCTGCAGTGCGGTGAGTGCCACATGGGCGGCAACCGCCTCGACTGGAAGGCGCTCGGGTACAAGGCCGACCCGATGCAGACCGGCGGCAGGTTCGCCAAGGCAGCAAAGAAGGTAGCCAAGAAGTAG
- the miaB gene encoding tRNA (N6-isopentenyl adenosine(37)-C2)-methylthiotransferase MiaB, which produces MIKAKKLYLETFGCQMNVSDSEKIVTLMKGIGYGQTQEPGEADLVLLNTCSIRATAEQRMYGHLGKFKSMKKKRPELIIGVGGCVAQQEGEELLKKAPFVDLVFGTHNLHLLQKMVAGAEAGKKSVATDFLDDEKRFDLFPHAENEGGVTRFVTVMQGCDNFCAYCIVPHVRGREISRSADKVVEEVAALAVAGVTEVTLLGQNVNSYGFKEDAAPDFAELLFRVAEVDGIERLRFTTSHPKDISARLIDCFAQIPKLAPHIHLPAQSGSDEVLKRMNRGYTRADYLAKVRALEQACPGIQITGDMIVGFPGEDEAAFRETMELIEEVRYADLFSFIYSPRPGTKAAGFPDEVTRKEKQGRLELLQAAQKRITLARNQSLVGSVQRVLVEGASSSGDSLFGRTGGNRGTVLHGDLALAGHIVEVRITEGLQTLLKGEILHA; this is translated from the coding sequence GTGATTAAGGCAAAAAAGCTTTACCTGGAAACGTTCGGTTGCCAGATGAACGTGAGCGATTCCGAAAAGATCGTGACCCTGATGAAGGGGATCGGCTACGGACAGACGCAGGAACCCGGGGAGGCCGACCTGGTTCTTCTCAACACCTGCAGCATCCGCGCTACCGCCGAGCAGCGCATGTACGGACATCTCGGCAAGTTCAAGTCGATGAAGAAGAAGCGGCCTGAGCTCATCATCGGCGTCGGTGGATGCGTCGCCCAGCAGGAAGGGGAGGAACTCCTGAAGAAAGCCCCCTTCGTCGACCTGGTCTTCGGCACGCACAACCTGCACCTGCTGCAGAAGATGGTCGCCGGGGCCGAGGCGGGGAAAAAAAGCGTCGCCACCGACTTTCTCGACGACGAAAAGCGCTTCGACCTCTTTCCCCACGCCGAGAACGAGGGGGGCGTCACCCGTTTCGTCACCGTCATGCAAGGGTGCGACAACTTCTGCGCCTACTGCATCGTGCCGCATGTGCGCGGGCGCGAAATCAGCCGAAGCGCCGACAAGGTGGTCGAGGAGGTGGCGGCACTCGCCGTGGCAGGCGTCACCGAGGTGACGCTCTTGGGGCAGAACGTAAACTCCTACGGTTTCAAGGAGGATGCGGCGCCCGACTTCGCCGAGCTCCTCTTCCGGGTGGCCGAGGTGGACGGCATCGAAAGGCTTCGCTTCACCACCTCGCATCCCAAAGACATCTCGGCAAGGCTCATCGACTGCTTCGCGCAGATTCCGAAACTCGCCCCGCACATACACCTCCCGGCCCAGTCCGGTAGTGATGAGGTGCTAAAGAGGATGAACCGCGGCTACACCCGTGCCGACTACCTTGCCAAAGTGCGTGCGCTCGAGCAGGCCTGCCCCGGGATACAAATCACCGGCGACATGATCGTAGGCTTTCCCGGCGAGGACGAAGCGGCTTTCCGGGAGACCATGGAACTCATCGAGGAGGTGCGCTACGCAGACCTCTTCTCCTTTATCTATTCCCCCCGTCCTGGCACGAAGGCCGCCGGTTTTCCCGACGAGGTGACCAGGAAGGAGAAGCAGGGACGCTTGGAGCTCCTGCAGGCAGCGCAAAAGCGGATCACCCTGGCGAGGAACCAAAGCCTGGTGGGGAGTGTGCAGCGGGTGCTGGTGGAGGGGGCTAGCAGCAGCGGCGACTCCCTCTTCGGCAGAACCGGCGGCAACAGGGGGACGGTCCTTCATGGAGACCTGGCCCTGGCCGGGCATATCGTCGAGGTGCGCATCACCGAAGGGCTGCAGACCCTGCTCAAAGGGGAGATCCTGCATGCCTGA
- the holA gene encoding DNA polymerase III subunit delta codes for MKPEEFNRAVEKGELASLYLLYGDEPYLVERAVKKLMDRAVDPGFRDFNLNVFYGNECKGDEVFSAAQTLPMFAERRVVLVKKGGDLSAAAMEVLLSYLQDPSPGTCLILQAEKVDGRKKFYAEFKKRGEAVEFKRPYENQLGPYVRDEVRAAGKKIEPAAAELLAYLVGNNLQELVSQIEKLCIYCGKNETVTIADVRTIVSDTKVESVFEFTDALGSKELPRALKLLTSLLQDGEAPLRVLGAVARHYRQLWQVRELMDRKVPQSELAKASGINPYFLGKVTAQAKNYTAAELKRIFEQMLELDIAFKSGGLEEPLFERFVMQACKRPEGRR; via the coding sequence ATGAAACCGGAAGAGTTCAACAGGGCCGTGGAGAAAGGGGAGCTCGCTTCCCTGTACCTTTTGTACGGCGACGAGCCGTACCTGGTCGAGCGTGCCGTGAAGAAACTCATGGATCGCGCCGTAGACCCTGGGTTCCGCGACTTCAACCTGAACGTCTTCTACGGCAACGAATGCAAGGGGGATGAGGTGTTCAGCGCGGCACAGACCCTCCCGATGTTCGCCGAACGACGCGTCGTCCTGGTGAAGAAGGGGGGAGATCTCTCCGCCGCTGCCATGGAGGTACTGCTCTCCTATTTGCAGGACCCGTCACCCGGCACCTGTCTCATCCTGCAGGCTGAGAAGGTCGACGGCCGCAAGAAGTTCTACGCCGAGTTCAAGAAGCGCGGGGAGGCTGTGGAATTCAAGCGCCCCTACGAGAATCAGCTGGGCCCCTACGTGCGCGACGAGGTGCGTGCCGCCGGCAAGAAGATCGAGCCCGCCGCCGCCGAACTTCTCGCCTACCTCGTGGGAAACAACCTGCAGGAGCTTGTCTCCCAGATCGAGAAGCTCTGCATCTACTGCGGCAAGAACGAGACGGTGACCATTGCCGATGTGAGAACCATCGTCTCTGACACCAAGGTCGAGAGCGTCTTCGAGTTCACCGATGCGCTGGGCTCCAAGGAACTTCCCCGTGCGCTCAAGCTGCTGACCTCCCTTTTGCAGGATGGTGAGGCCCCGTTGCGCGTATTGGGTGCCGTCGCTCGGCATTACCGCCAGCTCTGGCAGGTGCGCGAGCTCATGGATCGGAAGGTGCCGCAGTCCGAGCTCGCCAAGGCCTCCGGGATCAACCCGTATTTTCTCGGCAAGGTGACCGCGCAGGCGAAGAACTACACGGCAGCTGAGCTGAAGCGGATCTTCGAGCAGATGTTGGAACTGGATATAGCCTTCAAGTCAGGTGGTCTGGAAGAGCCCCTGTTCGAGCGTTTCGTAATGCAAGCGTGCAAACGGCCGGAAGGCAGGCGCTAA
- a CDS encoding class I SAM-dependent DNA methyltransferase gives MQNDNKRDFDAVAEKWDEEPRRLKLAQEVVAAMRRELPLASSMQALDYGCGSGLVTLGLHPSVGRITGADSSKGMLEVLQRKIKERGLSNVSTMLLDLEHQNLEQSYDLIVSSMTLHHVQDVASLINSLAQSLNPGGWLALADLESEDGTFHDDPKGVLHHGFSREFLTDTFSRCGLTDVRVVTATTVDKKRENGTVVTYPVLLCLGRR, from the coding sequence ATGCAAAACGACAACAAGCGGGATTTCGATGCCGTAGCTGAAAAATGGGACGAGGAACCCCGTCGTCTGAAGCTCGCCCAAGAGGTGGTGGCGGCCATGCGCCGGGAACTTCCCCTCGCTTCCTCCATGCAAGCCCTTGACTACGGTTGCGGCAGCGGGCTGGTCACGCTGGGGCTGCACCCCTCGGTAGGCCGGATCACCGGCGCCGACAGCTCCAAGGGGATGCTGGAGGTTCTGCAGCGGAAAATCAAAGAGCGGGGGCTCTCCAACGTTTCCACCATGCTGCTGGACCTGGAACACCAGAACCTTGAGCAAAGCTACGACCTGATTGTGAGCAGCATGACACTGCACCACGTGCAGGACGTGGCGAGCCTGATCAACTCTCTTGCCCAATCCTTAAACCCTGGCGGGTGGCTCGCCTTGGCCGATCTCGAGAGCGAGGACGGCACCTTTCACGACGACCCGAAGGGAGTGCTGCACCACGGTTTCTCCAGGGAGTTTCTCACCGATACGTTTTCTCGATGCGGTCTCACCGACGTCCGGGTGGTGACCGCCACCACGGTAGACAAAAAACGAGAGAACGGCACGGTAGTCACCTACCCGGTACTGCTCTGCCTGGGGCGCAGGTAG
- a CDS encoding DUF3373 domain-containing protein, protein MKKLEKLLVGAALCALAVPAAAQADDQEMQKKIDDLTKKVQKLEEQQKGSDSKKIADLTKKVDRIEEKSLGKWLTIGGDYRFRLDNLNGRTVGYTDANGTFTNAANQIQAAFFADPTNPMNAGMLSGLMGFSNAMSGVRTFSQAGQFLQDNSALVGTPTTPGMLAAYAKQVPAYKPNNDTIYTNRLGLNLHAKATKDVTVNVRLLAYKVFGAQDDNAVTNYGGTPFFADRVGTFDGTMGHVPSSSFLNVDRAYATWSNIADQPIWFSVGRRPSTEGAPSNLRLNNERPGNGGTPALLVDYAFDGMTIGWAPDIEGLPGAYAKICYGRGFEGGFENNNNNLRDTDMLGLAIIPVDTDPLRVWLQYNRGFNIFDFPAMKDTAFGNTYPSTDLGAIDWYGAGAMSTLKNIGPGNLNFFADAGLSVTHPNDNVSSQAGFQGLMTGGFFDPEKPTSKTGWAAYAGARYDYTPTKTKVGVEYNHGSKNWITFAPAADDMWTTKLGTRGNVYEGYLIQEINSKPVSSYLSKAFFRVGFQWYDFDYTGSNNWVGAPVKISDVNNRMMMLTPVKYARDIYATFEVKF, encoded by the coding sequence ATGAAAAAACTGGAAAAGCTGTTGGTAGGCGCAGCCCTTTGCGCACTGGCGGTTCCGGCGGCCGCGCAGGCGGACGACCAGGAAATGCAGAAGAAGATCGACGACCTCACCAAGAAGGTGCAGAAGCTCGAAGAGCAGCAGAAAGGCTCCGACTCTAAGAAGATCGCCGACCTCACCAAGAAGGTTGACAGGATCGAGGAAAAATCCCTCGGCAAGTGGCTCACCATCGGTGGTGACTACCGCTTCAGGCTCGACAACCTGAACGGCCGTACCGTCGGTTACACCGACGCAAACGGTACCTTCACCAACGCAGCCAACCAGATTCAGGCTGCTTTTTTCGCTGATCCGACCAACCCGATGAACGCCGGCATGCTGAGCGGTCTCATGGGCTTCTCCAACGCAATGTCCGGCGTCAGGACATTTTCCCAGGCGGGCCAGTTCCTCCAGGATAACTCGGCCCTCGTAGGCACCCCGACCACTCCGGGGATGCTGGCAGCTTACGCCAAACAGGTTCCGGCCTATAAGCCGAACAACGACACCATCTACACCAACCGCTTGGGCCTGAACCTGCACGCCAAGGCGACCAAGGACGTGACCGTGAACGTCCGCCTGCTCGCGTACAAGGTGTTCGGCGCCCAGGACGACAACGCAGTAACCAACTACGGCGGCACCCCGTTCTTCGCCGATCGCGTCGGGACCTTCGACGGCACCATGGGTCACGTCCCCTCCTCGAGCTTCCTGAACGTCGACCGCGCCTACGCCACCTGGAGCAACATCGCCGACCAGCCGATCTGGTTCTCCGTAGGTCGTCGTCCCTCCACCGAGGGGGCTCCGAGCAACCTGCGCCTGAACAACGAGCGCCCGGGCAACGGCGGTACCCCTGCCCTTCTCGTCGACTACGCCTTTGACGGCATGACCATCGGCTGGGCACCGGACATCGAAGGTCTCCCCGGCGCTTACGCTAAGATCTGCTACGGCCGCGGCTTCGAAGGTGGCTTCGAAAACAATAACAACAACCTCAGGGACACCGACATGCTCGGCCTGGCCATCATCCCGGTCGACACCGACCCGCTGCGCGTCTGGCTGCAGTACAACCGCGGCTTCAACATCTTCGACTTCCCGGCGATGAAAGACACCGCGTTCGGCAACACCTACCCGTCCACCGACCTCGGCGCTATCGACTGGTACGGTGCGGGCGCGATGAGCACCCTCAAGAACATCGGCCCGGGCAACCTGAACTTCTTCGCCGACGCAGGTCTCAGCGTCACCCACCCGAACGACAACGTCTCCTCTCAGGCCGGCTTCCAGGGCCTCATGACCGGCGGCTTCTTCGACCCCGAAAAACCGACCAGCAAGACCGGTTGGGCCGCATATGCCGGCGCCCGCTACGACTACACCCCGACCAAGACCAAGGTCGGCGTCGAGTACAACCACGGCTCCAAGAACTGGATCACCTTCGCTCCTGCAGCTGACGACATGTGGACCACCAAACTCGGGACCCGCGGTAACGTCTACGAAGGCTACCTGATCCAGGAGATCAACTCCAAGCCGGTTTCCTCCTACCTCTCCAAGGCCTTCTTCAGGGTCGGCTTCCAGTGGTACGACTTCGACTACACCGGGAGCAACAACTGGGTAGGCGCTCCGGTGAAGATTTCCGATGTGAACAACAGGATGATGATGCTGACCCCGGTAAAATACGCTCGTGACATCTACGCTACCTTCGAGGTCAAATTCTAG